A segment of the Streptomyces sp. L2 genome:
TGGCCGCCGACGAGTTCACCCTGCTTGCTGATGGTCAGGCCGGTCGTCCAGCCGTACGTGGGCAGCCCGCCCACCACAGGATCGGCGTTCACCACCCGCTGGGCGCCCATGATCTGGCCCGCGTCGACCTTCGCGTCGTCCTGGCCCAGCGCCTTCAGCACCGGCGCCGCCGCCTTCTTCGCCGCCGCCTCGCTCACCGGGGACCCGGCAGGCCCGCCCGGGTCCTGCCCGCAGATGAGCTTCTTGCAGTTGTCGGTGCCCGGCGCGTACCGGCTGAAGGTCCAGCTGCCCGGCGCGTCCCGGTTCACCTGGAGACTCGGCCCGAAGCCGTCCTTGCCGCCGCCGACCCGCCAGATCCGCCCGTCGAGCACCGGCACGTCCTGCACGCCGAGCGCCCGGGCCAGCCGGGCCACCGCGTCCTGGCCGACCTCGCCCTTCGTCACGTACACCGCGGCCGATCCCGGCCCGTCCGGCAGCTCGCCCCTGGCCACGTACGTCACCCCGTACGGGTTCGGCTCGCCGGGCGCGATGCCCGCCGTGGCGCCGCCGCCGGACCGGCCGTCCAGGGCCAGCGGCGGGGGAGTGCCGTGCCCGCCGGCGGCACCCGGGGCCGTACGACCGTCCGACCCGCCGCTCGCGGCTAGGTACGCGCCACCGCCGCCGACCAGCAGCACGGCGGTGACGACGGACGCGACGACCACGGGAGTACGACGCCGTCCGGGCTTGGCCGACGTGTGACCGGCCCCGTCGACGCCGCCGATCTCGTGCACCTGACCGGCCGTGTCCTTGTCACCGGCCGTGTCCTTCGCACCGGCCGTGTCCCTTTCACCGGCCGTGCCGTCCGCCTCGGGCGTCCCGTCGTCCGCCGCCCCGGCCGCCTCGTCCTCACGCGCGCCCTCGGGGGTCTCGGGTTCCTCGGCGTTCTCGGGTCGCTCCCTGTTCACCGCATCGCTCCTCGCTGGTCGTGTCCCGCATCCCCGGCAACGGGGACGGCGATGGGACGCGCGAGGGGAGCGCACGGTTCCCCCGAAGCGTGCGCCCCGGCTCAGTCGCCGTAATCGGACATCGCGTCCAGCATCCGCGCGGACTTCACCGGCACGGTCACCCCGTGGATACGGGACGGCGACACGGGCCGGGACTTCACCCGTTCCGGCGCCGCCCAGTGCGGGACCATCCGGGCGCAGTCGCCGCGCAGCGAGGCCAGGTCGCCGTCCAGGTCCGCGGCCGTGCCGGGGGAGTTGACCTTGAGGTTCGTCATGCCCGCACCGTAGACACGCGGAGGCGGGCGAAGAAAGAGCTACTATCGGGTAGTTTTGTCAGCTTCAGTGACCGCCCGTGACCGGGTAGCGTGAACTGTCACCCTGCCTCCCTACAGGAGTATCGCCGTCGTGCGCATCGCAGTCACCGGCTCCATCGCCACCGACCACCTCATGACCTTCCCCGGCCGCTTCGCCGACCAGCTCGTCGCGGACCAGCTGCACACGGTCTCGCTGTCCTTCCTGGTCGACAACCTGGACGTGCGCCGGGGCGGCGTCGGCGCGAACATCGCCTTCGGCATGGGCCAGCTCGGCACCCGGCCGATCCTGGTCGGCGCCGCCGGCTTCGACTTCGACGAGTACCGGGCCTGGCTCGACCGGCACGGCGTCGACACCGAGTCGGTCCGCATCTCCGAGACCCTGCACACCGCCCGGTTCGTGTGCACCACCGACGCCGACCACAACCAGATCGGCTCCTTCTACACGGGCGCCATGAGCGAGGCCCGGCTGATCGAGCTGAAGACGGTCGCGGACCGGGTCGGCGGCCTCGACCTCGTCCTCATCGGCGCCGACGACCCCGAGGGGATGCTCCGCCACACCGAGGAGTGCCGCTCCCGCGCGATCCCGTTCGCCGCCGACTTCTCCCAGCAGATCGCCCGCATGGAGGGCGAGGAGATCCGGATACTGCTGGACGGGGCGACGTACCTCTTCTCCAACGAGTACGAGAAGGGGCTCATCGAGACCAAGACGGGCTGGACCGACGCCGAGATCCTGGCGAAGGTCGGCCACCGCGTGACCACGCTCGGCTCGCGGGGCGTGCGGATCGAGCGGACCGGCGAGCTGCCGATCGAGGTCGGCTGCCCCGACGAGGAGCGCAAGGCCGACCCGACGGGCGTCGGCGACGCCTTCCGCGCGGGGTTCCTGTCGGGCCTGGCCTGGGGCGTCTCCCTGGAGCGCGCGGCCCAGGTCGGCTGCATGCTGGCGACTCTCGTCATCGAGACGGTGGGGACGCAGGAGTATCAGTTGCGGCGGGGGCACTTCATGGAGCGGTTCACCAAGGCGTACGGGGACGCTGCCGCTGAGGAAGTCAGGGTTCACCTGGGCTAGGTCGTCTCCAAAGTGCCGGCGGGTGGGGGCTGGTCGCGCACACGCGGCGGAGCCGCATATCGACACAGCCCCGCGCCCCTTTGGGGCGCTTATGTGAGCCGGCGTACCAAGTAGGCGGAGCCTTTGCTCGCCCTCTCCTCTCCCACGTAATCCTGGCCCCGCATCTCGCACCAGGCCGGGATGTCCAGGCGGGCCGCCTCGTCGTCGGAGAGGACGCGGACCAGGCCGCCGAGTGGCACGGTGGGGAAGACCTTGGCGAGTTCGATGACGGGGATCGGGCAGCGCTTGCCGAGGGAGTCGACGACGAGTACGTCCTCCCGTACGGCGGTGGCGGGTGCCGGCGCTCCCAGCTTGTCCCGGACCGCCGCCACCGTGCCCGGCAGGACCTCCAGGAACCGTTCCACGTCGGCCTCGGCCGTGCCCGGCGGCAGCGACACCCGGACATTGCCCTCGCTCAGCACGCCCATCGCCTTCAGCACATGGCTGGGGGCCAGGGTGCTGCTCGTGCAGGATGAACCGGATGAAACGGAGAAGCCCTCCCGGTCCAGCTCGTGCAGCAGGGCCTCTCCGTCGACGTAGAGACAGGAGAAGGTGACGATCCCGGGCAGCCGCCGCTCGGGCTCGCCCACCACCTCCACGTCCGGCACCAGCTCCGGCACCCGGGTCCGGATCCGCTCCGTCAGCTCCCGCAGCCGCAGGGCCTCCTGGGCCGCCTCGGCGCGGACCGCTCGCAGGGACGCCACCGCCGCCACGATCGCCGGGATGTTCTCGAACCCCGGGGCCCGCCCCGACTCCCGCTCGTCGGACGGTCCTTGCGGGGCGAACCGCGCCCCCTTGCGTACGACGAGCAGCCCGACCCCCGCCGGCCCGCCCCACTTGTGCGCACTGGCCGTCAGCAGCGACCAGTCGCCCTCCACCGGGCCCCACCCCAGCGACTGGGCCGCGTCCACCAGCAGCGGCATGCCGGCCGCGCGACACACCTCGGCCACCTCCGCCACCGGCTGCACGGTCCCCACCTCGTGGTTGGCGGACTGCAGACACGCCAGCGCGGTGTCCGGGCGGAGGGCAGCCTCGTATGCCGACGGGTCCACGGCACCCGCCCGGTTCACGGGCACCCGCGTCACCGTCCCCCCGTCCGCCTCGAACACCTCCGCCGAATGGAGGACGGAGGAGTGTTCGACGGATGACACGATCAGGTGGCGTCCGACTCGCCGCCGCCCGGCCAACGCCCCCGCGACACCCGTGTGTACGGCCCGCGTCCCCGACGAGGTGAACACGACCTCGTCCGCCCGGCATCCGACAACCTCGGCAGCGGCCTCGCGGGCGGCATCCAGCAGCAACCGAGCCTTCCGCCCCTCCCGGTACAACCGCCCGGCATCCGCCCACCCCTCGTCCAGAGAGGCCAACAACCCCTGCCGGGCAACAGGATGAAGAGGAACACCGGAGGCAGCGTCAAAGTAGGCCATACGGCAACGTTAAGACCCCGGTCAGGGCGGCCGACCCAGGGGCGCGGGGCTGTGCCGATATGCGGCTCCGCCGCGGGGCGCGACCAGCCACGATGGTCCTGCGGCCGCCAATCAAGCGAACCACCCACTCCAGTAGGCACCCCTCCCCGCGACCCCTCGGAGAGGGTGGGCTAGGGTTTGGTCCGCATAAACATCCAAACCCCTGCCCGACGCAGGGCGGCGACCGACCAGCGAGAAGAAGGCCGCAGCCGACCGCGCGGGCGAGACTCTCGGGAAGGCGCTACGTGAGTCCCAACGGCTCCGACCGCTCGCCGCGGCGCCCGATGCGGCGGAAGCTGCTGCAGGCACTGACCGCGGGCCTGGTCCTGGCGACCGCAACCGGTTGCACATACAAGGACTTCCCCCGCCTTGGCATGCCCACCCCCACCACGGAAGAGGCTCCGCGGATCCTCTCCCTGTGGCAGGGCTCCTGGGCTGCCGCGCTCGCCGTCGGCGTGCTGGTGTGGGGCCTGATCCTGTGGAGCGCCATGTTCCACCGGCGCAGCCGCACCAAGGTCGAGGTACCTCCGCAGACTCGGTACAACATGCCGATCGAGGCCCTGTACACGGTGGTCCCGATCATCATCATCTCGGTGCTCTTCTACTTCACGGCCCGGGACGAGTCGAAGCTCCTCAGCCTCTCCGACAAGAAGCCCGACGTCACGGTCAACGTGGTCGGCTTCCAGTGGAGCTGGGGCTTCAACTACATCGAGAACGTCCCCGGTGTCACCGGTGACGCGAAGACCGACAAGAACCTGAACGCCATTCCGGACCGGTTCAAGAAGGCCTTCCCGGCGAACGCCGGCGGCGTCTACGACGTCGGCACGCCCGGCACGCGGAACCCGCAGACCGGCAACCCCGGCCCCACGCTGTGGCTGCCGAAGGGCGAGACGGTCCGCTTCGTCCTCACCTCGCGCGACGTCATCCACGACTTCTGGGTGATTCCGTTCCTGATGAAGATGGACGTCGTCCCGGGCCACACCAACGCCTTCCAGGTGACTCCCAACCGGGAGGGCACCTTCAGGGGCAAGTGCGCCGAGCTCTGCGGCGTCGACCACTCCCGGATGCTGTTCAACGTGAAGGTCGTCTCCCCCGAGCGGTACCAGCAGCACCTCAAGGACCTCGCCAAGAAGGGGCAGACCGGTTACATTCCCGCCGGCATCGCGCAGACGAGCCACGAGAAGAACCGGGAGACGAACAACCTGTGAGCATCCTCAACGAACCCCAGGGTGCCGCGGCGGCTGACTCGTACGAGAACGAGCTGCCGGTCAGGCGCAAGCAGCCCGGTAACGTCGTGATCAAGTGGATGACGACCACTGACCACAAGACGATCGGCACGATGTATCTGGCGACGTCGTTCGCCTTCTTCCTGATCGGCGGCGTCATGGCGCTGCTGATGCGTGCCGAGCTGGCCCGTCCGGGCCTGCAGATCATGTCGAACGAGCAGTTCAACCAGGCGTTCACGATGCACGGCACGATCATGCTGCTGATGTTCGCGACGCCGCTGTTCGCCGGCTTCACGAACTGGATCATGCCGCTGCAGATCGGCGCGCCCGACGTGGCGTTCCCGCGGCTGAACATGTTCGCCTACTGGCTCTACCTGTTCGGCTCGCTCATCGCGGTGGCCGGCTTCCTCACGCCGGACGGCGCGGCCGACTTCGGCTGGTTCGCCTACGCCCCGCTGTCGGACGCGATCCGCTCGCCCGGCATCGGCGCCGACATGTGGATCATGGGTCTGGCCTTCTCCGGCTTCGGCACGATCCTCGGCTCGGTCAACTTCATCACCACGATCATCTGCATGCGCGCTCCCGGCATGACGATGTTCCGCATGCCGATCTTCGTGTGGAACGTGCTGCTGACCGCGGTGCTCGTGCTGCTGGCCTTCCCGGTCCTGGCCGCCGCCCTGTTCGCCCTGGAGGCGGACCGCAAGTTCGGCGCCCATGTGTTCGATGCCGCCAACGGCGGACCACTCCTGTGGCAACACCTCTTCTGGTTCTTCGGCCATCCAGAGGTGTACATCATCGCGCTGCCGTTCTTCGGCATCATCTCCGAAGTGATCCCGGTGTTCTCCCGCAAGCCGATGTTCGGCTACATGGGTCTGATCGCCGCGACCATCTCGATCGCCGGTCTGTCCGTGACCGTGTGGGCCCACCACATGTACGTCACCGGTGGTGTGCTGCTGCCGTTCTTCTCCTTCATGACGTTCCTCATCGCGGTCCCGACCGGTGTGAAGTTCTTCAACTGGATCGGCACGATGTGGAAGGGCTCACTGAGTTTCGAGACACCGATGCTCTGGGCCGTCGGCTTCCTGATCACCTTCACGTTCGGTGGTCTGACCGGTGTCATCCTGGCCTCGCCGCCGATGGACTTCCACGTCTCCGACTCGTACTTCGTGGTGGCGCACTTCCACTACGTCGTCTTCGGCACCGTCGTCTTCGCCATGTTCTCCGGCTTCCACTTCTGGTGGCCGAAGTTCACCGGAAAGATGCTCGACGAGCGCCTCGGCAAGATCACGTTCTGGACGCTGTTCATCGGCTTCCACGGCACCTTCCTCATCCAGCACTGGCTGGGCGTCGAGGGCATGCCGCGCCGGTACGCCGACTACCTGGCGGCCGACGGCTTCACCACCCTGAACACGATCTCGACGATCAGCTCCTTCCTGCTCGGCCTGTCGATCCTGCCGTTCCTCTACAACGTCTGGAAGACCGCCAAGTACGGCAAGAAGGTCGAGGTCGACGACCCGTGGGGCTACGGCCGTTCGCTGGAGTGGGCGACCTCCTGCCCGCCGCCGCGGCACAACTTCCTCACCCTGCCGCGGATCCGCAGCGAATCCCCGGCGTTCGACCTGCACCACCCCGAGATCGCTGCTCTCGAACAGCTTGAGCACGCCGGTCACGGCGGCGCCGTCGCGGGCAGCAAGGAGGCCGCCAAGTGAAGATCCAGGGGCGGTTGTTCATCTGGCTGGCTTTCTTCCTCCTGGTCATGGCCGTCGTGTACGGCGTGTGGTCGAAGGAGCCGGCCGGCACCACGGCACTCTTCCTGTCCTTCGGCCTGACCATCATGGTCGGCTTCTACCTGGGCTTCACCGCCCGGCGGGTCGACGCGGGTGCGCAGGACAACAAGGAGGCCGACGTCGCGGACGACGCGGGCGAGCTGGGCTTCTTCAGCCCGCACAGCTGGCAGCCGCTCGCCCTCGGCATCGGTGGCGCGCTGGCCTTCCTCGGTGTCGCTGTCGGCTGGTGGCTGCTGTACTTCTCGGCGCCCATCATCCTGATCGGTCTCTTCGGGTGGGTCTTCGAGTACTACCACGGTGAGAACCGCACGCAGTAGCACGCGCCGAGCGCTCAGGGAGCCCGGACACTCCGTCAGGAGGTCCGGGCTCCCTCGTTTGCCGCAGTGCCCGTCGCTCGTCCGGGTCACTCGCCGCGCCGGTGCGCTCACCCGCTCATAGCGTGATCGCATGAACCACACTCCGCGAACCCGCACCGTCGTCAGCTGCACCCTGCTGGTGGCCGCCCTCGGCGCGGGCGTCACCGGCTGCGGTTCGGACGGCAACCCCCTGTCGGCCACGCCGTACGACGCAGCGGACCAGATCTCGTTCAACAGCTCCACGGACAACGGCAAGAAGGTCGACCCCGACAAGCCCCTGGAAGTGACCCTCAAGGACGACGAGGGCCGCATCACCGACGTCACCGCCCAGGACTCCACAGGCCGCTACGTGGCGGGCGAACTCTCCGCCGACGGCAGCCGGTGGCACAGCACCTCCCCGCTGGCCGCCAACGCCCACTACACGGTCCGGGTGAGCACGGAGGACGAGGACGGCGCCCCCGGCCGCGAGGTCCTCACCTTCGACACCAGCAAGCCGAGCAGCACCAAGCGCCTGAACGTCACGTTCGGGCCGGACGCGGGGGAGTACGGCGTCGGCCAGCCCATCACCGCGCAACTCGACCACGAGGTCAAGGACAAGGCGCAGCGGGCGATAGTGGAGCGGGCCCTACGGGTGGACTCCACGCCGGCCGTGCAGGGCTCCTGGTACTGGGTCAGCGACAAGGAACTCCACTACCGGCCCAAGGAGTACTGGCCCGCCCACGCCACCATCCGGGTGCACAGCAACCTGGACGGCCTCAAGATCAGCGACCGCCTCTGGGGCGGCAAGTCCAAGTCGCTGAAGATCACCACCGGCGACAAGCTGGTCGCCGTCGCGGACGCCGCCTCCCACGAGATGACGGTCTACAAGAACGACGAGGAGATCAACGAGATCCCCATCACCACCGGCAAACCGGGCTTCGACACCCGTAACGGCATCAAGGTGGTCCTGGCCAAGCAGTACTACGTCCGGATGCGCAGCGCCACGGTCGGCATCGCCGCGGGCAGCTCCGACTCCTACGACCTGCCGGTCTACTACGCCACCCGGGTGACGTGGTCGGGCGAATACGTCCACGCCGCCCCCTGGTCCGTCGGCTCCCAGGGCTACGCCAACGTCAGCCACGGCTGCACCGGTATGAGCACGTCCAACGCCGAATGGTTCTTCAACACCGTCCGGGAGGGTGACATCGTCAAGGCCGTCAACTCGGGCGGCGACGACATGGAGCCGTTCGGCAACGGCTTCGGCGACTGGAACGTCACCTGGAAGACGTGGCAGACGGGCAGCGCCCTGACCAAGACGGGCGCCACCACCCCCCAGGACACCTCCCGCCTCAAGCCCACCGCGGTGTGAACGCCCAGGAGGAGTACGGGGCCACTACGCCGCCGGCTCAGCAGCAGCCCACCCAGGGGAGCGGGGCTGTGTCGATGTGCGGCTCCGCCGCGTGGGCGCGAGGGGCCCCTACGCGACGGGCTCAGCAGCAGCCCACCCAGGGGCGCGGGGCTGTGTCGATGTGCGGCTCCGCCGCGTGGGCGCGAGGGGCCACCACGCAGCCGACGCCAGGGCAGCCGACCCAGGGGCGCGGGGAACTGCGCGAGAAGTCCCCACCGGGCCGCACTCGCGCACGACCTCCGCGCCCCGAGCTCACAGGCGCCCTATGCCCCGATCAGCCTCTTCTGCCGAAGCAGGGACGCCAGTCCGGACGCGAACTCCACCGGATCCACCGGCAAGGTCACCGCGACGTCGGCCCGGCTCCACGTCGCCAGCCACGCGTCCTGCGGCCGCCCCATCAGCAGCAGCACCGGCGGACAGTTGAACACCTCGTCCTTGATCTGCCGGCACATCCCCATGCCCCCCATCGGCACGGCCTCGCCGTCCAGCACGCACACGTCGATCCCGCCCTTGTCCAGCTCCGCCAGCACCGCGGCCGGGGTCGCGCACTCCACGAACTCCACCAGAGGCACGTCGGGAGCCGGCCGACGCCCGGCGGCGAGCCGCACTTGCTCGCGGGTGTTGGAGTCGTCGCTGTAGACCAGCACCGTGGCGGTCGGCTGCATTGTTCCTCCGGGACGTCAGCGTCGTACGGACAGGACGGACAGGGCCGTTTGGGCGGATGTTACTCCCCTGAAGACCACGTCAACACCGCTCCGACAGGGCCCAACACTCCGAACGGCACCCCCCGGGGTGAGGGCGGGATAAGCGACCGACATAATGTCGGTCGTGGCGACAGCAACGACAGTAGAAACCGGGCACGCGCACCCGTCGGTCAACCGGCCGAACCTCACCAGCGTCGGAACCATCATCTGGCTGAGTTCCGAGCTGATGTTCTTCGCGGCCCTCTTCGCGATGTACTTCACCCTTCGATCGGTGACCGGACCGGACCACTGGAAGTCGATGGCGGACGCGCTCAACGTCCCCTTCTCGGCGACGAACACCACGGTCCTGGTGCTCTCCTCCCTCACCTGCCAGCTCGGCGTGTTCGCGGCCGAGCGAGGTGACGTGAAGAAGCTCCGTGGCTGGTTCATCCTCACCTTCATCATGGGTGCCATCTTCATCGGTGGTCAGATCTACGAGTACACGGAGCTGGTGAAGAAGGACGGGATCTCCCTGTCCTCCGACCCGTACGGCTCGGTGTTCTACCTGACCACCGGCTTCCACGGCCTGCACGTGACCGGCGGTCTCATCGCCTTCCTGTTCGTCCTCGGACGGACGTACGCGGCGAAGAGGTTCACCCACGAGCAGGCGACCGCCGCGATCGTCGTGTCCTACTACTGGCACTTCGTCGATGTGGTCTGGATCGGCCTCTTCGCCACGATCTACCTGATCAAGTAACTCGGCGGGCCTGAAGACGGCCACCGATCCATCCCTGAAGCATCGACGCAGAAGATCCTGACACCGGGGTAATCCGTGAAAAAGCTCTCCGTACGACGACGCCATCCGCTGGCGGCGGTCGTCGTCCTACTCTTCGCGCTGGCGGCCACTGGGGGGCTGTACGCCGCGTTCGCGCCCGCGGGCAAGGCGCAGGCCGATGAGACCTCCCAGTCCCTCTCCAAGATCCAGGAGGGCAAGAAGCTCTACGAGGTCGGCTGCGCCAGCTGCCACGGCACCGGTGGCCAGGGCTCCTCCGACGGCCCGAGCCTGGTCGGCGTCGGCGCCGCCGCCGTGGACTTCCAGGTCGGCACCGGCCGTATGCCGGCCGCCACCTCCCAGGGCGCCCAGGTCCCGAAGAAGAAGGTCACCTACAACCAGGACCAGATCGACCAGCTCGCGGCGTACATCGCCTCGCTGGGCGCCGGTCCGAGCGTTCCGACCAAGGAGCAGTACGGTCCGGACGGCGCCGACATCGCCAAGGGCGGTGAGCTGTTCCGCACCAACTGCGCGCAGTGCCACAACTTCACCGGCAAGGGCGGTGCCCTCACCAAGGGCAAGTACGCGCCGTCGCTGGAGGGTGTCGCTCCGAAGCACATCTACGAGGCCATGCAGACCGGCCCGCAGAACATGCCGAACTTCCCCGACACCACGCTGACGTCCAAGAACAAGAAGGACATCATCGCGTACCTGCACGCGGTCGACAGCAGCGATACGACCAACCCCGGCGGTCTGGAGCTGGGCGGCCTCGGTCCGGTCAGTGAGGGCCTGTTCGCCTGGATCTTCGGCCTCGGCGCACTGATCGCGGTCGCCGTGTGGGTCGCCGCTCGGACCGCAAAGGCCAAGAAGTCATGAGTAGCCAAGACATTCCAGAAGAGAACCTGCCGGCAGAGCAGGAGCACGCGCACGGCGCCGTGGACGTCGCGGACGAGGAGAACCCCTTCTCCGACCCGGGGCTGCCGCCGCACGAGCACCGGATCCAGGACATCGACGAGCGGGCCGCCAGGCGGTCCGAGCGCATGGTCGCCCTGCTGTTCACGGTGTCGATGCTGGCCACCATCGGCTTCATCGCCTCGTACGTGTCGATCCCGGACGACAAGTCGATCTTCGTCTTCCCGATCGGTCACGTCAGCGCGCTGAACTTCGCGCTGGGCCTGACGCTCGGCCTGGCCCTGTTCTGCATCGGCGCGGGCGCGGTCCACTGGGCCCGCACCCTGATGTCCGACGTCGAGGTCGCCGACGACCGTCACCCGATCGAGGCCTCTCCCGAGGTTCGGGCGAAGGTCCACGCGGACTTCCGCGAGGGCGCCAAGGAGTCGGCGCTCGGCCGGCGCAAGCTGATCCGCAACACGATGTTCGGCGCGCTCGCCATGGTGCCGCTGTCCGGCGTCATGCTGCTGCGCGACCTCGGCCCGCTGCCGCACGACAAGCTCCGGCACACGCTGTGGGCCAAGGGCAAGCTCCTCGTCAACATGAACACGAACCAGCCGCTGCGTCCCGAGGACATCGGCGTCGGTTCGCTCACCTTCGCCAAGCCCGAGGGCCTGGAGGAGACGGACGAGGACTTCCAGAACGAGATCGCCAAGACGGCCCTGATGATCGTCCGGCTTCAGCCGGGCAACATCAAGGACAAGCGCGAGCTCGACTGGGGGCACGAGGGCATCGTCGCCTTCTCGAAGATCTGCACCCACGTGGGCTGCCCGATCTCCCTGTACGAGCAGCAGACGCACCACGTGCTGTGCCCGTGCCACCAGTCCACCTTCGACCTCTCCGACGGTGCCCGAGTGATCTTCGGCCCCGCCGGTCACGCCCTGCCGCAGCTGCGCATCGGCGTGAACGACGACGGTTACCTCCAGGCGCTCGGCGACTTCGAGGAGCCCGTCGGTCCTGCATTCTGGGAGCGCGGATGAGTACTGCAGCGAACGAAACGCCCCGCTCTCGCGGGAAGGCTCCGGCCGGCGAGCGCGTCGCCGACTGGGCCGACGGACGGCTCGGGATCTACTCCCTGGCCAAGTCCAACATGCGCAAGATCTTCCCCGACCACTGGTCGTTCATGCTCGGCGAAGTGTGCATGTACAGCTTCATCATCATCATCCTCACGGGTGTGTACCTGACGCTGTTCTTCCACCCGTCGATGAACGAGGTCGTGTACCACGGCAGCTATGTCCCGCTTCAGGGGCAGGCGATGTCCGAGGCGTTCAACTCGACCCTGCACATCTCCTTCGACGTGCGCGGTGGTCTGCTGGTCCGGCAGATCCACCACTGGGCCGCGCTGATCTTCCTCGCCGGCATGTTCGTGCACATGATGCGCGTGTTCTTCACCGGCGCGTTCCGCAAGCCGCGTGAGATCAACTGGCTGTTCGGCTTCCTGCTGTTCGTCCTCGGCATGTTCACCGGCTTCACCGGTTACTCGCTCCCCGACGACCTGCTCTCCGGCACCGGTGTCCGCTTCATGGAGGGCGCGATCCTGTCCGTGCCGATCGTCGGCACGTACCTGTCGTTCTTCCTCTTCGGCGGCGAGTTCCCCGGCCACGACTTCGTGGCCCGGTTCTACTCGATCCACATCCTGCTGCTGCCGGGCATCATGCTCGGCCTGATGGTGGGCCACCTGATCCTGGTCTTCTACCACAAGCACACGCAGTTCGCGGGTCCCGGAAAGACCGAGAAGAACGTCGTCGGCATGCCGCTGCTGCCGGTGTACATGGCCAAGGCCGGAGGCTTCTTCTTCCTGGTCTTCGGTGTCATCGCGGTCATCTCGGCGATCGCGCAGATCAACCCGATCTGGGCCATCGGCCCCTACCGTCCGGACCAGGTGTCCACCGGCGCCCAGCCCGACTGGTACATGGGCTTCTCCGAGGGCCTGATCCGCTTCATGCCGGGCTGGGAGATCAATCTGTGGGGCCACACGCTCGTCCTGGGCGTGTTCATCCCGCTGGTGATCTTCCCGCTGGTCCTGGTGGCCATCGCGGTCTACCCGTTCATCGAGTCCTGGGTCACCGGCGACAAGCGTGAGCACCACATCCTGGACCGCCCGCGCAACGCCCCGACGCGTACGGCGTTCGGTGTCGCCTGGCTGACGCTCTACTCGATCCTGCTCGTCGGTGGTGGAAACGACCTGTGGGCCACCCACTTCCACCTGTCGATCAACTCGGTCACCTGGTTCGTCCGGATCTTCTTCTTCGTCGGACCGGTCATCGCGTTCATCGCCACCAAGCGGATCTGCCTCGGCCTGCAGCGCCGCGACCACGAGAAGGTGCTGCACGGCCGCGAGACCGGCATCATCAAGCGCCTGCCGCACGGTGAGTTCATCGAGGTGCACGAGCCGCTCAGCCAGGAGGCCCTGCACACGCTCACCGCGCATGAGCAGTACGAGCCGGCCGAGATCGGCGCCACGGTCGACGAGAACGGCGTCGAGCGCAAGGTGAAGGCCACGGAGAAGCTGCGCGTCAAGCTCTCCGGTGCCTACTACGGCGAGGGGAACCAGATCCCCAAGCCGACCGTCGAGGAGTACAAGGAG
Coding sequences within it:
- a CDS encoding carbohydrate kinase family protein; this encodes MRIAVTGSIATDHLMTFPGRFADQLVADQLHTVSLSFLVDNLDVRRGGVGANIAFGMGQLGTRPILVGAAGFDFDEYRAWLDRHGVDTESVRISETLHTARFVCTTDADHNQIGSFYTGAMSEARLIELKTVADRVGGLDLVLIGADDPEGMLRHTEECRSRAIPFAADFSQQIARMEGEEIRILLDGATYLFSNEYEKGLIETKTGWTDAEILAKVGHRVTTLGSRGVRIERTGELPIEVGCPDEERKADPTGVGDAFRAGFLSGLAWGVSLERAAQVGCMLATLVIETVGTQEYQLRRGHFMERFTKAYGDAAAEEVRVHLG
- a CDS encoding cysteine desulfurase/sulfurtransferase TusA family protein, producing the protein MAYFDAASGVPLHPVARQGLLASLDEGWADAGRLYREGRKARLLLDAAREAAAEVVGCRADEVVFTSSGTRAVHTGVAGALAGRRRVGRHLIVSSVEHSSVLHSAEVFEADGGTVTRVPVNRAGAVDPSAYEAALRPDTALACLQSANHEVGTVQPVAEVAEVCRAAGMPLLVDAAQSLGWGPVEGDWSLLTASAHKWGGPAGVGLLVVRKGARFAPQGPSDERESGRAPGFENIPAIVAAVASLRAVRAEAAQEALRLRELTERIRTRVPELVPDVEVVGEPERRLPGIVTFSCLYVDGEALLHELDREGFSVSSGSSCTSSTLAPSHVLKAMGVLSEGNVRVSLPPGTAEADVERFLEVLPGTVAAVRDKLGAPAPATAVREDVLVVDSLGKRCPIPVIELAKVFPTVPLGGLVRVLSDDEAARLDIPAWCEMRGQDYVGEERASKGSAYLVRRLT
- the coxB gene encoding cytochrome c oxidase subunit II, encoding MSPNGSDRSPRRPMRRKLLQALTAGLVLATATGCTYKDFPRLGMPTPTTEEAPRILSLWQGSWAAALAVGVLVWGLILWSAMFHRRSRTKVEVPPQTRYNMPIEALYTVVPIIIISVLFYFTARDESKLLSLSDKKPDVTVNVVGFQWSWGFNYIENVPGVTGDAKTDKNLNAIPDRFKKAFPANAGGVYDVGTPGTRNPQTGNPGPTLWLPKGETVRFVLTSRDVIHDFWVIPFLMKMDVVPGHTNAFQVTPNREGTFRGKCAELCGVDHSRMLFNVKVVSPERYQQHLKDLAKKGQTGYIPAGIAQTSHEKNRETNNL
- the ctaD gene encoding cytochrome c oxidase subunit I, encoding MSILNEPQGAAAADSYENELPVRRKQPGNVVIKWMTTTDHKTIGTMYLATSFAFFLIGGVMALLMRAELARPGLQIMSNEQFNQAFTMHGTIMLLMFATPLFAGFTNWIMPLQIGAPDVAFPRLNMFAYWLYLFGSLIAVAGFLTPDGAADFGWFAYAPLSDAIRSPGIGADMWIMGLAFSGFGTILGSVNFITTIICMRAPGMTMFRMPIFVWNVLLTAVLVLLAFPVLAAALFALEADRKFGAHVFDAANGGPLLWQHLFWFFGHPEVYIIALPFFGIISEVIPVFSRKPMFGYMGLIAATISIAGLSVTVWAHHMYVTGGVLLPFFSFMTFLIAVPTGVKFFNWIGTMWKGSLSFETPMLWAVGFLITFTFGGLTGVILASPPMDFHVSDSYFVVAHFHYVVFGTVVFAMFSGFHFWWPKFTGKMLDERLGKITFWTLFIGFHGTFLIQHWLGVEGMPRRYADYLAADGFTTLNTISTISSFLLGLSILPFLYNVWKTAKYGKKVEVDDPWGYGRSLEWATSCPPPRHNFLTLPRIRSESPAFDLHHPEIAALEQLEHAGHGGAVAGSKEAAK
- a CDS encoding cytochrome c oxidase subunit 4 → MKIQGRLFIWLAFFLLVMAVVYGVWSKEPAGTTALFLSFGLTIMVGFYLGFTARRVDAGAQDNKEADVADDAGELGFFSPHSWQPLALGIGGALAFLGVAVGWWLLYFSAPIILIGLFGWVFEYYHGENRTQ